A portion of the Macaca mulatta isolate MMU2019108-1 chromosome 4, T2T-MMU8v2.0, whole genome shotgun sequence genome contains these proteins:
- the LOC144340474 gene encoding patr class I histocompatibility antigen, B-2 alpha chain-like isoform X22, whose product MSKSATWTTRSSCGSTATPRVRGWSRGRRGWSRRGRSIGTGTHGEPRATHRLTEGTCGPCSATTTRAKGVRSHTVQIMSGCDLGPDGRLLRGYHQHAYDGKDYIALNEDLRSWTAADMAAHNTQRKWEAAREAEQWRAYLEGGCLEWLRRYLENGKETLQRADPPKTYVTHHPVSDHEATLRCWALGFYPAEITLTWQRDGEEQTQDTELVETRPGGDGTFQKWGAVVVPSGEEQRYTCHVQHEGLREPLTLRWEPSSQSTIPIVGIVAGLAVLAVVVTGAVVAAVMWRRKSSGGKGGSYSQAASSDSAQGSDVSLMA is encoded by the exons ATGTCGAAGTCGGCTACGTGGACGACACGCAGTTCGTGCGGTTCGACAGCGACGCCGAGAGTCCGAGGATGGAGCCGCGGGCGCCGTGGATGGAGCAGGAGGGGCCGGAGTATTGGGACCGGAACACACGGAGAGCCAAGGGCCACGCACAGACTCACCGAGGGAACCTGCGGACCCTGCTCCGCTACTACAACCAGAGCGAAGGGGGTGA ggtctcacactgtccaGATAATGTCTGGCTGCGACCTGGGGCCCGACGGGCGCCTCCTCCGTGGGTATCACCAGCACGCCTACGACGGCAAGGATTACATCGCCCTGAACGAGGACCTGCGCTCCTGGACCGCCGCGGACATGGCGGCTCACAACACCCAGCGCAAGTGGGAGGCGGCCCGCGAGGCAGAGCAGTGGAGAGCCTACCTGGAGGGCGGGTGCCTGGAGTGGCTCCGCAGATATCTGGAGAACGGGAAGGAGACGCTGCAGCGCGCGG ATCCCCCAAAGACATACGTGACCCACCACCCCGTCTCTGACCATGAGGCCACCTTGAGGTGCTGGGCCCTGGGCTTCTACCCTGCGGAGATCACACTGACCTGGCAGCGGGATGGGGAGGAGCAAACTCAGGACACCGAGCTTGTGGAGACCAGACCAGGAGGAGATGGAACCTTCCAGAAGTGGGGAGCTGTGGTGGTGCCTTCTGGAGAAGAGCAGAGATACACGTGCCATGTGCAGCACGAGGGGCTGCGGGAGCCCCTCACCCTGAGATGGG AGCCATCTTCCCAGTCCACCATCCCCATCGTGGGCATTGTTGCTGGCCTGGCTGTCCTAGCAGTTGTGGTCACCGGAGCTGTGGTCGCTGCTGtgatgtggaggaggaagagctcAG GTGGAAAAGGAGGGAGCTACTCTCAGGCTGCGT CCAGCGACAGTGCCCAGGGCTCTGATGTGTCTCTCATGGCTTGA